Proteins found in one Fusarium keratoplasticum isolate Fu6.1 chromosome 12, whole genome shotgun sequence genomic segment:
- a CDS encoding Zn(2)-C6 fungal-type domain-containing protein, translating into MGSKRVRQACTVCRDRKVRCDRVQPSCGRCLRLHERCSYDTSSGPTDLSRQVRELQARLERAEERLSASRLGSLETGNPLPGSGVPPLMPLTENIDLLPFVPLADINFDAQLQPPAPTGFLDLFAQPNTESLSQDASSVNIGQSQFDLMRDAETAAAMSELQFPVGSLPLNSEQMKDGTTTDNGKHGAFGPGPLEKEWTVLHRLFFEFVYHSLPILHQDRFFEEMAMQPHPRPLLALGYAVALVSAAISPLHQHLQKKYYGMARKLLEECEMEGDGAEFANLNIFQALLFLLRYEIMASQITRAWMTLGRAIRLASVLNLQKMDTRVAGRIVPGLHVKLPPTEDLVLLEERRRSFWCLFILETYVKTRSGMPCQLGHAASFDVNLPSPGLLNRRLTPTDMPFLRDVTKSNEELSSYAACVVMVDLAIQAYEHAELSQSQTQGYWDRHFAMARLTQECSAKMGNHLSKEAAVGDPISLSNQLNLGAIKIMLHETAISKGRVDDLSPSVVAENERCCQVTAQTIADTVRVVWESQTPERNLFTLQATFTAWPIAKAISSLVRDMADSCNLPSVQRMNNLKLLCSVLDYVEREGGYWHILIVDALAQVREWDEGLESSA; encoded by the exons ATGGGATCGAAGCGCGTTCGACAAGCCTGCACGGTTTGTCGAGACCGCAAGGTCAGATGCGATAGGGTCCAACCGAGCTGCGGGCGATGCCTACGCCTTCACGAGAGATGCAGCTATGATACTTCATCTGGACCTACGGATCTTTCACGTCAAGTTCGAGAGCTTCAGGCTCGCCTAG AAAGGGCAGAAGAAAGATTATCAGCAAGCAGGCTGGGTAGCCTGGAGACTGGAAATCCTTTGCCGGGATCAGGGGTCCCACCCTTAATGCCCCTGACGGAGAATATTGACCTCCTACCTTTTGTACCTTTGGCCGACATCAACTTCGATGCTCAGCTGCAGCCTCCTGCCCCGACGGGTTTTCTCGACCTTTTTGCACAGCCTAACACAGAGAGCCTTTCTCAAGATGCATCATCAGTGAATATTGGCCAAAGTCAGTTCGATTTGATGCGCGATGCTGAGACTGCAGCGGCCATGTCTGAACTGCAATT CCCGGTGGGATCTCTGCCACTCAATTCAGAGCAAATGAAAGATGGTACGACGACTGACAATGGAAAACATGGGGCGTTCGGGCCAGGACCCCTTGAGAAGGAATGGACCGTTTT ACATCGCCTCTTCTTCGAGTTCGTCTATCACTCGCTCCCAATTCTCCATCAAGATCGGTTCTTCGAAGAAATGGCTATGCAACCTCATCCCCGCCCACTACTCGCCTTGGGCTATGCAGTAGCCCTTGTGAGTGCAGCCATCTCACCACTCCATCAACATCTGCAGAAGAAATATTATGGCATGGCGAGAAAGCTGCTGGAGGAATGTGAAATGGAAGGGGATGGAGCAGAATTtgccaacctcaacatcttccaagccttgctcttcttgctgAGATATGAGATCATGGCAAGTCAGATCACTAGAGCTTGGATGACACTCGGCCGAGCAATTAGACTTGCAAGCGTGCTCAATCTTCAAAAGATGGATACTCGAGTTGCGGGTAGAATCGTGCCAGGTCTTCATGTGAAACTGCCCCCAACGGAAGATCTCGTGTTGCTCGAAGAGCGAAGGCGTTCGTTTTGGTGTCTTTTCATACTTGAAACTTATGTCAAGACCCGATCTGGAATGCCTTGCCAGCTTGGACATGCAGCG TCGTTTGATGTCAACCTACCCTCACCTGGGCTGCTCAATCGGAGGTTAACACCAACCGACATGCCATTTCTCCGAGATGTCACTAAGAGCAACGAGGAACTCTCCTCGTACGCTGCCTGTGTCGTCATGGTAGATCTCGCGATTCAAGCATATGAACACGCAGAATTATCGCAATCGCAAACTCAGGGGTACTGGGATCGCCACTTCGCCATGGCGAGACTGACTCAAGAATGCTCCGCAAAGATGGGAAACCATCTAAGTAAAGAGGCTGCGGTTGGTGACCCTATTTCTCTGTCGAATCAACTCAACTTGGGCGCCATCAAGATTATGCTGCACGAAACCGCTATCAGCAAGGGGCGTGTAGATGACCTCTCGCCCTCAGTGGTTGCAGAGAATGAACGATGTTGCCAGGTTACAGCTCAGACAATAGCCGACACAGTTCGAGTTGTGTGGGAGAGCCAGACCCCAGAG AGAAACCTTTTTACCCTCCAAGCGACTTTTACTGCTTGGCCAATAGCAAAGGCGATCAGCAGTCTTGTCAGAGACATGGCAGATTCGTGTAACCTTCCGTCGGTTCAACGAATGAATAACCTGAAACTACTGTGCTCCGTACTTGACTACGtggagagagaaggaggctATTGGCACATCCTGATAGTTGATGCTCTGGCTCAAGTGAGGGAATGGGATGAGGGGCTGGAATCTTCAGCGTAG
- a CDS encoding MFS domain-containing protein, whose translation MSHQSVEVPPHDPSKPRSNEEEAMSTVGNEDSSMAEVEKSPRDLHGWKWALSYTAMLSTTFLFALDNTIVADIQPAILKDLGAIELLPWVGTGFALGTMAVLPWSKVYGIFSIREIYLFNILLFEVGSALCGAAPNMNAMILGRVIAGVGGSGMYSGTLTYVSVCTTMKERALYMAGSTVIWGIGTVLGPVVGGAFAESSATWRWGFYINLVVGAVFAPAYLFLFPSLNPQPQLFTKQKLRNMDWPMTFVFLTGSAFFIMAISFGGTLYSWHSAAEIAFWTSSGVFLVVSVVLLKFHPGVSKEHQLWPSHFLKMPVVMNMQLQIFLSGGIILTIIYYIPLYFQFIRGDGALDAGIRLLPLIIAMVVTCMVSGVLLPKTPRFSPWYIVGSALVLIGTALMYTVNEATKNANIYGYNILIGVGAGCYIVTGFTVVQSLVPAGDTANAVAAMTIAQNMGMVLFLSVCGTVFQNTAIKEVGQALPQLSPDEIAELVAGTSSKAFQSLSPSERSTVITNITSAIRNVWLLFLVAAALSFAFSVPLAVSSSLLCS comes from the exons ATGTCGCACCAATCTGTTGAAGTGCCACCTCACGATCCATCGAAGCCCCGGTCTAACGAAGAGGAGGCTATGTCGACGGTGGGGAATGAAGACTCTTCTATGGCAGAAGTCGAGAAAAGCCCAAGAGATCTCCATGGCTGGAAG TGGGCTCTCTCTTACACGGCCATGCTCTCCACCACTTTTCTCTTCGCCCTGGATAACACTATT GTCGCCGATATCCAACCTGCGATCCTCAAAGACCTCGGCGCCATCGAACTCCTACCATGGGTCGGAACCGGTTTCGCCCTCGGCACCATGGCAGTCTTGCCCTGGAGTAAGGTGTACGGTATCTTCTCCATCCGAGAGATCTATCTCTTCAACATCCTCTTGTTCGAAGTCGGCAGCGCTTTGTGTGGAGCGGCCCCGAACATGAATGCCATGATTCTCGGTCGAGTCATTGCTGGTGTTGGCGGATCGGGAATGTACTCGGGGACATTGACCTATGTTTCGGTATGCacgacgatgaaggagaggGCGTTGTATATGGCTGGAAGCACCGTTATTTGGGGCATTGGAACAGTGCTTGGCCCTGTG GTTGGAGGTGCATTTGCGGAAAGCAGCGcgacttggagatgg GGATTCTACatcaacctcgtcgtcggggcTGTATTTGCCCCAGCAtatctcttcctctttcccTCGCTCAACCCGCAGCCCCAGCTGTTCACCAAGCAGAAGCTCAGGAACATGGACTGGCCAATGACGTTTGTCTTTCTCACCGGCTCGGcattcttcatcatggccatctctTTCGGCGGCACCCTTTATAGCTGGCACTCTGCAGCAGAGATTGCGTTTTGGACCTCGTCTGGTGTGTTCCTTGTTGTTTCTGTGGTTCTGTTGAAGTTCCATCCCGGCGTCTCCAAGGAACACCAGCTTTGGCCGTCACATTTTCTCAAGATGCCGGTGGTGATGAACATGCAGCTGCAAATATTCTTGTCAGGCGGCATCATTCTG ACAATCATCTATTATATTCCCCTGTACTTCCAGTTCATCCGT GGAGATGGTGCCCTGGATGCTGGTATCCGACTCCTCCCGCTGATCATTGCCATGGTGGTAACATGCATGGTCAGCGGGGTGTTATTGCCAAAGACACCGCGCTTCTCACCATGGTATATTGTTGGTAGTGCCCTGGTCTTGATCGGAACGGCCCTGATGT ATACTGTTAATGAAGCCACCAAGAACGCCAATATCTATGGATATAACATCTTGATCGGGGTTGGGGCTGGCTGCTATATCGTTACTGGCTTTACTGTCGTTCAGTCCCTTGTGCCAGCCGGAGACACTGCGAACGCTGTCGCGGCCATGACAATTG CACAAAATATGGGAATGGTTCTGTTTCTATCTGTCTGCGGTACTGTTTTCCAGAATACCGCTATCAAGGAGGTTGGCCAGGCTCTGCCCCAACTCTCCCCTGACGAAATCGCCGAGCTTGTTGCTGGGACGAGCAGCAAAGCATTCCAGAGCCTGTCTCCTTCAGAAAGATCGACTGTTATCACGAACATCACCTCTGCTATCAGAAACGTCTGGTTGCTGTTTCTCGTAGCTGCGGCGTTGAGCTTCGCGTTCTCTGTACCCCTTGCAGTAAgctcctctcttctctgcaGTTAA
- a CDS encoding Carboxylic ester hydrolase, with protein sequence MGNSISYTTSDCQVDLLNNAGTLKGLQFDSKSRRFSGVPYAQPPMGNLRWRKPQPFPKHHQYSASDGTPYDATVFGPVCPQANYSKTVSEHVTNHIYDEDCLRLNIWTPVPNPSTKDQKWPVIVWFHGGWFQVGDPSQEQSMDPTELISTGKLNAVFVAVGYRLNVFGFLAGRALLEESSGQAVGNYGLWDQRLAMDWVYENIAAFGGDPENIVLAGRSAGAYSVLAQALYDFRGKESCNRFRRLVMYSNAIPTQPKTPEDCEQQFDELCEYFGVSMELDGVERLRKLRDISSEDLCAAIMELKNHTFRPVTDNVFIHPGIFEYYRDGSFASEFKKRGLKILIGEVLDEDTLYAVTNPPDPNPASLRLQISNYYSPETTDRLLKHYALPQTKNKRDWQQMFGRIVADGQVRAPSRDLVNNLVQNGVDIQNVWRYLIAYRLSFITNEVAPASFGVSHAMDRPIWNYSITHGPTTAERDLMNDWIRDLCAFVGDKVGYQYGTTKPDEYKVMTPEGTIRIQKDPRWGELLELAGTFSGNK encoded by the exons ATGGGCAACTCCATCTCTTACACCACTTCCGACTGTCAAGTCGACCTTCTCAATAATGCCGGAACTCTCAAAGGGCTTCAGTTTGACTCCAAATCTCGTAGATTTTCTGGAGTTCCCTATGCTCAACCTCCTATGGGCAACTTGAGATGGCGCAAACCTCAACCATTCCCCAAGCACCACCAGTACTCGGCATCAGACGGTACACCATACGATGCTACTGTCTTTGGCCCAGTGTGTCCTCAAGCCAACTACTCCAAGACAGTCAGCGAGCACGTTACCAATCACATCTACGATGAAGATTGCCTCCGACTCAACATCTGGACGCCTGTGCCAAATCCCAGCACCAAGGACCAAAAATGGCCTGTCATAGTCTGGTTCCACGGTGGATGGTTCCAGGTTGGAGATCCCAGCCAAGAGCAGAGCATGGATCCCACAGAACTCATCTCTACCGGCAAACTCAATGCCGTATTTGTGGCAGTTGGATACCGACTGAACGTCTTTGGCTTCCTCGCCGGTCGCGCCCTGCTGGAGGAATCTAGCGGACAAGCCGTGGGCAATTATGGACTCTGGGACCAACGTCTCGCCATGGACTGGGTGTATGAAAATATCGCAGCTTTTGGCGGCGACCCAGAGAACATTGTCttggctggaagaagtgCCGGAGCTTATTCCGTCCTTGCCCAGGCCCTGTACGATTTCCGAGGCAAAGAGTCATGCAACCGTTTCCGACGATTGGTCATGTACTCGAATGCTATTCCTACCCAGCCCAAGACGCCAGAAGATTGCGAACAACAGTTTGATGAACTGTGTGAGTACTTTGGCGTGTCAATGGAGCttgatggagttgagagGCTCCGCAAGCTACGAGACATTAGCTCTGAGGATCTCTGTGCAGCCATCATGGAGTTGAAGAACCACACTTTCCGCCCCGTCACAGATAATGTCTTCATCCATCCTGGAATTTTTGAGTACTATCGAGACGGGTCTTTTGCTTCCGAGTTCAAGAAACGCGGTCTCAAGATCCTCATCGGCGAGGTTCTAGATGAAGACACTCTGTACGCCGTTACCAACCCACCAGACCCGAACCCTGCATCTCTCCGACTGCAGATTTCCAACTACTATTCACCCGAGACAACCGACCGACTTCTGAAGCACTATGCTTTACCTCAGACGAAAAACAAGCGAGACTGGCAGCAGATGTTTGGGCGCATCGTCGCTGATGGCCAAGTCAGAGCCCCTTCTCGGGATCTCGTCAACAATCTCGTACAGAACGGAGTCGACATTCAGAATGTCTGGCGCTACCTCATCGCGTACCGTCTCTCATTTATCACCAATGAGGTCGCTCCAGCTTCATTCGGTGTAAGCCATGCTATGGATCGACCGATATGGAA CTATTCTATCACACACGGCCCGACGACCGCAGAGCGTGATTTGATGAACGATTGGATTCGAGACTTGTGCGCTTTTGTCGGAGATAAAGTAGGTTACCAATATGGAACGACAAAGCCAGATGAGTACAAAGTCATGACTCCAGAGGGCACCATCAGGATACAGAAAGACCCGCGATGGGGTGAGCTCTTGGAGTTGGCGGGTACTTTTTCTGGCAACAAGTAG
- a CDS encoding Zn(2)-C6 fungal-type domain-containing protein encodes MEDQSSAQPKKRRRVERGGRSKKGCRTCLTKRVKCDEQHPRCGRCIRLKLECEWASSKPSLASRRRGFGPIKDRCSWTPPNIVAKEVGENTQDVPELEPLSQVEASPTVLLDDAPPEQQLESPGPDIGALSLIPSPIVPFAPITDLSNLVLLPEDAIDMGEEQPNHQDGIGLSTQLTLFPFPSFSLFSALSSISFTLPMDPAPSIGTSDSQAVAFHRTVLAPMKSTQVAAVSSHTLFLDFAIQNRMALHLLLAFSHSELAIHQGYSDRPPLESYLHFQHGSQLFTQQLEAFAQTNHIAMMLSFLYLYMFWMRRRPFDVQRLRELSASVLVYVRAFALDELCASGTSDGETSEPVILSRILTYIYDRDVFCGFYGCGEAFAIYVDENHEKRQRIWQLSRLPFSNDHRTMWPGFQNSSRNPHRMILDVYFALITIQREINRYSQGSEAQTLGMDLGIKRKLDRIREEQSFIFELAAKGAQRASTTPLMALVAVTIFHALEIYLVRSRDSALGELPVPSEVQRALKDLLTTAYYTVAAGPVQLLERFQWALLIAGIETHDPIHRDWISASISDPAIKGIFQIVQSAKGSSGITMRAVRRLVSGGYNDI; translated from the exons ATGGAAGATCAGTCGAGCGCACAGCCAAAGAAGCGTCGACGTGTTGAACGTGGCGGGCGCTCCAAGAAAG GCTGCCGGACCTGCTTGACAAAAAGAGTCAAGTGCGATGAACAACATCCAAGATGTGGTCGTTGTATTCGCCTTAAACTTGAGTGCGAATGGGCGTCTTCGAAACCGTCCCTTGCGTCAAGGAGACGGGGTTTCGGACCCATCAAGGACCGATGCAGTTGGACACCACCAAATATCGTTGCAAAAGAAGTTGGAGAAAATACGCAGGATGTTCCCGAACTGGAACCTCTGAGCCAAGTTGAAGCATCACCTACTGTTCTGTTAGATGATGCGCCTCCAGAGCAGCAACTGGAAAGTCCCGGCCCAGACATAGGCGCCTTGTCACTCATTCCATCGCCCATAGTTCCCTTCGCACCGATCACCGACCTCTCAAATCTCGTTCTACTACCTGAAGACGCTATCGACATGGGGGAAGAGCAACCGAACCACCAAGACGGCATTGGTCTGAGCACTCAACTGACATTATTCCCATTTCCCTCATTCAGCCTATTCTCGGCTTTAtcgtccatctccttcaCTCTCCCCATGGATCCAGCCCCTTCAATCGGCACCAGCGATTCCCAAGCAGTTGCCTTCCATCGAACTGTGCTGGCGCCCATGAAGTCAACACAAGTGGCTGCAGTATCGTCACACACGCTCTTCCTAGATTTCGCCATCCAGAACAGGATGGCATTGCACCTTCTCCTTGCCTTCTCTCACAGCGAGTTGGCGATTCATCAAGGCTATAGTGACCGACCTCCGCTGGAGTCGTACCTTCACTTCCAACACGGCTCCCAGCTATTCACCCAACAACTAGAGGCATTCGCACAAACAAATCACATTGCCATGATGCTCTCATTCTTGTATTTATACATGTTTTGGATGCGACGTCGTCCGTTCGATGTGCAAAGGTTAAGAGAGCTGAGCGCCTCAGTCCTCGTCTACGTAAGGGCCTTTGCTTTGGACGAACTGTGCGCCAGTGGGACATCCGATGGCGAGACATCTGAGCCGGTTATTTTGTCCCGAATCTTGACTTACATCTACGATCGGGATGTATTTTGCGGCTTCTATGGATGCGGAGAGGCCTTTGCCATCTATGTGGATGAGAACCATGAGAAAAGGCAAAGGATCTGGCAGCTTTCGAGGCTGCCTTTCTCTAATGACCATAGAACTATGTGGCCAGGGTTTCAAAACTCGTCAAGGAACCCTCACAGGATGATTCTCGATGTTTACTTTGCGCTCATTACCATTCAGCGCGAGATCAACCGGTACAGCCAAGGCAGTGAAGCCCAAACACTGGGTATGGATCTGGGCATCAAGCGGAAGCTCGACCGTATACGAGAG GAACAATCTTTCATCTTTGAATTGGCGGCCAAGGGAGCCCAGCGGGCTTCGACCACACCACTAATGGCACTCGTTGCTGTCACAATATTCCACGCCCTTGAGATATACCTGGTTCGTAGTAGAGATTCAGCTCTTGGGGAACTTCCCGTTCCCTCCGAAGTACAAAGGGCTCTAAAGGACCTATTGACGACGGCGTATTACACGGTCGCTGCTGGGCCGGTCCAGCTACTTGAGAGGTTCCAGTGGGCGCTCCTGATTGCAGGGATCGAAACGCATGATCCCATTCATAGAGATTGGATCTCGGCGAGTATTTCAGATCCCGCAATCAAGGGCATCTTTCAGATTGTCCAGTCGGCTAAGGGGTCGTCGGGAATCACCATGCGGGCGGTCCGACGTCTAGTCAGTGGCGGATACAATGATATCTAA